A segment of the Streptomyces sp. P9-A2 genome:
ACGCCCTGGATGCCCCGCGGCGCACAGTCCGGGACCAGGTCCACCGTGGGTCCGGGGCGGTTCGGGAAAGCCGAGGCCGAGGCCCTGTGAACATCTTCGGCTTCGCCCAGGCGTTCTTCGGCGACAGCGCCAACTGGCAGGGCTACGACGGCATTCCGCAGCGCTTCCTCGAACACCTCCAGTACTCGCTGCTGGCGCTCGCCGTCGCCGCCGCGATCGGCCTGCCCGTCGGCCTGCTGACCGGGCACACCGGCCGCGGCGGGAACGCGCTCGCCTTCATCGCCAACGCGGCCCGAGCCCTGCCCAGTTTCGGCCTGCTGGTGCTGGTGGTCCTGCTGATCGGCTTCGGCCTGCTGCCCGTGATGATCCCGCTGGTCGTCCTGGCCGTCCCGCCGATCCTGGTGACCACCTACGAGGCCGTCCGCACCGTGGACCCCTCCCCGGTGGACGCGGCACGCGGCATGGGTATGCCCGAGTCACGGATCCTCTTCCAGGTCGAGGTGCCGGTGGCGCTGCCGCTCATCCTCAGCGGACTGCGCTCGGCGGCCATCCAGATCGTGTCCACGGCCACCATCGCCGCGTACGTCAGTCTCGGCGGCCTCGGCCGGTACATCATCGACGGGCTCTACCAGCGCGACTACGAGAAGGTGGTCGGCGGCGCCACCCTGGTGGCGTTCCTGGCGCTCGTCACGCTCGTGTTGTTCTGGGCGGCGGGACGATTCGTGGTGTCACCCGGGGTGCGCAGGCGACAGCGGCGGAAGGGCCGGGCGAAGAATCCCCGCGCACGGCCCGCCGAGTGCCAACCGTGATCCGGCCGCGCTTGACGGAGGGTGAAGCGGCTGGATTGGATCGGTGGATGACTTCTACCGCGAAACGCAGCTGGTCCAGGACGAGGCACACCGGTGCGGCGGCCGTCGCGCTCGCCGCCGCGACGGCCCTGCTCGCGGGCTGTTCGTCCGGCGACACCTCCGACAACCCCCTCGAGGAGGAGAAGGCGGAAGCCGGCACCGTCGTCGTCGGTTCCAACAACTTCGCCGAGAGCACCCTGCTCGCCGACATCTACGGCGAGGCACTCAGGGCCAAGGGCCTCAAGGTCACCTACAAGCACAACATCGGCAGCCGGGAGACGACCTACGGTCTGATGAAGAACGGCTCCATCACGGTTCTGCCCGAGTACAACGGCTCCCTGCTCGCCTACCTCGACCCCGAGGCCGAACAGGAGTCCCCCGACGCCGTCAACACCGCCGCCAAGGCCAAGCTCGACAAGAAGCTGACGCTGCTGGACCCGTCGCCGGCCGAGGACAAGGACTCCGTCAGCGTCAACGCCGAGACGGCGAAGAAGTACAAGCTCACCGCGTCGTCCACCCTCGCCGACCTCAAGGACGTCGCACCGGAGCTGGTGATCGGCGGCTCGCCCGAGTTCCAGACCCGGCGCCAGGGCCTGGAGGGCCTGAAGTCCGTCTACGGGCTGGAGTTCAAGTCGTTCAAGGCGCTGGACGCGGGCGGCCCGCTCACCCAGGCGGCGCTCACCCAGAACGAGGTGCAGGCGGCGGACATCTTCACCACGGACCCGACGATCGTGAAGGAGAAGTTCGTCGTCCTGGGGGACCCGGAGAACCTCTTCGGTTTCGCCAACGTGACCCCGCTGGTCCACAAGGACGCCCTCTCCCCTGAGGGTGTCGACGCCCTGAACAAGGTTTCCGCCAAGCTGGACACCGAGACCCTGTTGGACCTGGACGCCCAGGTCCAGCTGGACAAGAAGGACCCACTGGACGTGGCGAAGGCCTGGCTGGAGTCGGCCGGGCTGGTCTGACGGGCCGTCCCCGGACGCTCCGTCGGCCGAAGGTTCCTCCGGGGTGACGATTCCTCCCCGAGGGGGTGGGGCGCGGTCCGCGGAGGGCCGCGCCCCACCTGCGTTCCACCCACGCCTCACCCCGCCGGCGTGGCGGCGGCGATCAGCCGGTCCAGCAGGGCGATCAGTACGTCCCTGGACGACGTCCGGTCCCGTGCGTCGCACAGCAGCACCGGCACGCCCTCCGGCAGCGTCAGCGACTCCCTGATGTCCTCGACCGGGTAGGGGTGCTCCCCGTGGAAGCCGTTCACGGCGATGACGAACGGGATGCCCCGGCGCTCGAAGAAGTCGATCGCCGCGAAGCTGGACTCGGGCCTGCGCACATCGATCAGGACCACCGCGCCCAGCGCGCCGAGGGACAGGTCGTTCCACATGAACCAGAACCGCTGCTGGCCCGGCGTGCCGAACAGATACAGCACGAGGTCGTCGGAGACGGTGATCCGGCCGAAGTCCAGCGCCACGGTGGTGGCACGTTTCTCCTCGATGCCCTCGAGGTCGTCGACGCCGAGGCCCGCCATGGTCAGCGGTTCCTCGGTACGCAGCGGGGCGATCTCGCTGACCGAGCCGACCATGGTCGTCTTGCCCACGCCGAAGCCCCCGGCGATCAGGATCTTGACCGTGTCGGGTGCCGGACGCTCGGTGGGCGCCGGAGCGGTGATGTCAGAGCCGGCCAAGGCCGTCCCTCACTTTCTGCAGCAGATCCAGGTCCGGTTTGGTGCGGGTGACGTGGTGCGGCGGGCGGACGATGATCCGGCCCGCCTCCAGCAGATCGCAGAGCATGATCACGACCACGCTCATCGGGAGGTCGAGACGCGCCGCGAGCTCCGCCACCGCGAGGGGCTCCGCGCACAGCCGCAGGATGCGTGTGTGCTCGGGCTGGAGCCGGGCGGCCTCCACGGGCTGGGGCTCGACCGTCGTCACCGTCGTGATGAGCGTGAAGTCGGCGCGGCTGGGCCGCGTCCGGCCACCGGTCAGGGTGAACGGTCGGACGAGCCGGCCCGCGAAATCGCCTTCGGCCACCTCATGCGCCGGAGTCGGAGGGGCCTGTCGTGCCCCGGGGCGCCGCGCTGAGGTGCTCGCCGATCTTCTTCACCAGCATGTTCATCTGGTACGCGACCACGCCGACGTCCGCACCCGGGCCGGTGAGCACCACGAGATGGGCGCCGGGCCCGGCCGAGGTGAGGATCAGATAGCTGTTGGCCATCTCGATGAGCGCCTGGCGCACCGGGCCGCCGCGGAAGTCCATGCTGACGCCCTTGCTGAGACTCATCAGCCCGGACGCGGTGGCCGCCAGACGTTCCGCGTCGTCGCGCAGGAACCCGGTGGACTTGCTGACCACCAGCCCGTCCTCGGACAGGACCACGGCCTGGTTCACGTCGGCGACCCGCTCCACGAGTCCGGTCAGCAGCTGATCGAGCTGGGTGTGAGTGGCGGGTACGGGGCGTGTCATGACTGTGTTCCTTCTTCGGCGTTCGGCGTTCGGCGTTCGGCGTTCGGTGTTCAGCGGTCGGCGGGCGGTGTCGAGAGCTCTCGGGCGGGGGCCGGCACCTCTGCGGGTACTCGGGAGGATTCCGTCGCGTCGTCGTCCGCGGCGGGTGGCGCGGCACCGGCACGGGCGTCTCCGTCGTCGTCGCGTGCCTCGGACGTGCCGCGCTGGAAGCCGGCGAGGGATGAGGCGGCGTGTTCCGCCGTGAAGCTCGCGGCGTCGTCCTCGACGGGCGGCATCACCGCCTCCTCGCGGAGTTCGGCGGCCAGGCTGGTCTGCGGCACCCTGCGGGGGAGAGGCGTGAGCCCGTTCGCCCGGGGTGCGGACGAGGGAGCGGCGGCCGGGCGGGCGGAGATCCGTTGGGAGGCCCCGGACCGGGACGGCAGCGCCGGCACTTCCCCGGGAGCCCGCGTGTTCCCGGTGTCCGCGATGTTCGTGTCGGGTGCCGGGTCGGTGCCGTCGGTCCCGTGCGTCGGGTTCGCCGCGTCCGTGGCGTGCGTGGCTTCCCTGACGCCGGTGGCGGTGTCGCCGAGGGCCCCCGGGGCCGTGCTGTCCGTGCCGTCCGCCTGGCGGTGCCCGTTCGTCGCGCCGGCGAGGGCGGGTGCGGCCTCCCGGGGTGCGCCCGGGGCGTCCCGCACCACGATGGCGTGCGGGATCAGCACGATGGCGGTCGTCCCGCCGTACGGCGACGGGCGCAGGGTGACGGTGATGCCGTGCCGGTGGGCCAGCTGGGAGATCACGAACATGCCGAGCCGGAGGTCGTCGGCGAGCGCCACCACGTCGAACTGCGGAGGGCTGGCCAACTGGGTGTTGATCGAGGCGTAGTCGTCCTCCGGCAGGCCCAGGCCGCGGTCCTCGATCTCGACGGCGAGGCCCTTGGCCACCAGCGCGGCGCGCACTTCGACCGGGCTCGGCGCGGGCGAGTACACCGTCGCGTTGTCGATCAGCTCGGCCAGCAGGTGGATGACGTCGGCCACCGCGGGCGGAGCCAGCGCGACCTCCTCGTCGGTGTGCACCTCCACCCGCTGGTACTCGGCGACTTCACCGACGGCGCTGCGCAGGATGTCGATCAGCGCGACCGGCTCGCTCCACGAACGGCCGGGCCGCTCACCGCTGATGATGACCAGGTTCTCCTCGTACCGTCGCAACTGACTGGCCGTGGAGTCGAGTTCGTACAGTCCCTTGAGGACCTCGGGGTCGGTGTGCGTGCGTTCCAGCAGGTCGAGCTTGCTGAGCTGGAGGTTGACCAGGTTCTGGCTCTGGCGGGCGATGCCCAGGATGACCTTCTGGAAACCGCGCCGGGTGTCGGCGAGTTCGACCGCCGTGTGCACGGCGGTGCGCTGCGCCGTATTGAACGCCTGGGCGACCTGGCCGAGTTCGTCGTGGCCGTAGTCGAGGGGCGTGATCGCCGACTCGGCGTCGACCTTCTCGCCCCGTTCCAGCCGCGCCACCACGTCGGGCAGTCGCTCCTCGGCCAGGCTGAGGGTGGCCAGTCGCAGCCCGCGCAGTCTGAGGGACAGGGAGCGGGTGATCCGCCACGACATGCCGACGCTGAGCAGCAGGGCGATCAGTCCGCCGGCGCTGAGCGAGGCCGCGGTCAGCAGCATGCCGCGGGCCTCGTCGGCACTGCGGGTGAGCAGCGCGCCGGTCTGTTCCTCGATCAGGGCGGCGTACTGGGGTGTGACCTTGTCCAGAGCGGCGTCCCACCGCTTCTGCGCGTCGGGCAGGCTGATGCTCCGGCTCTCGGCCGTGGGACGGGAGTCGCGCACCTCGTCCTCGACCTCCTGCAGGGTCCGCCACTCGGGGCTCTGCAGGATCTGCTCGGCCTGTGTCTTGGTGCTGCCGCGCAGGAACGGCACGATCTGGGCCTCGACCAGCCAGCGGCGGGTGGTGACCAGTTCCGTGAAGGTGGCCCAGGACTTGTCCTCGAGCTCTCCGGACGGCCAGGCCAGGGTGAGGTGCGCGTCCTCCTGGGAGAGCACCTCCGCCGCCTGCTCCAGCGAGACCAGCGGCCCGGCCTGCGAGGTCAGGTCGCCGTCGTCGACCTGTGACAGCTGCTGGAAGGCGTGGATCTGGTCCTGGATGATCGAGGAGTACTGGTCGAGTGCCTGCTCGGCGGTGATGTCGCTCGGCGCGTCCACCTGGTCCCGGTAGTACTCCAGGCTGCCCACCGAACCCAGCACCGAGTACAGCGGGTCCGACAAGCGGGCCGGTGCCTCCGCGATCGCGTCGGCCTGTCCGACCAGTCTCGCCACCGCGGCGTCGGTCTTCTCGCGCTGCGCGTCGAGGGCGGCCCTGGAGTCCTTCGGCGAGGCCAGCCAGACAGCGGTCAGCCTGCGCTCCCGCTGCAACGCGAGGGTCGCGTCGGTGCCCATCGCGCCGGTCGACCGGCTCAGCTCCGTCTGGGAACGGAGCCGCAGCCCCTCCGAGAACATCTGGATCGTCGTCACACCCCACATGGCGGTGAGGGTGACGGTGGGAACCAGTGCCAGGAGGACCAGCGAGAGACGTATGGAGCCGAGACGGCGCCGGGCACCTGTCCGTGGAGACATCGTCGTCCTAGAGCGGTCGGATCATCGGAAATGCGG
Coding sequences within it:
- a CDS encoding ABC transporter permease, yielding MNIFGFAQAFFGDSANWQGYDGIPQRFLEHLQYSLLALAVAAAIGLPVGLLTGHTGRGGNALAFIANAARALPSFGLLVLVVLLIGFGLLPVMIPLVVLAVPPILVTTYEAVRTVDPSPVDAARGMGMPESRILFQVEVPVALPLILSGLRSAAIQIVSTATIAAYVSLGGLGRYIIDGLYQRDYEKVVGGATLVAFLALVTLVLFWAAGRFVVSPGVRRRQRRKGRAKNPRARPAECQP
- a CDS encoding ABC transporter substrate-binding protein, which produces MTSTAKRSWSRTRHTGAAAVALAAATALLAGCSSGDTSDNPLEEEKAEAGTVVVGSNNFAESTLLADIYGEALRAKGLKVTYKHNIGSRETTYGLMKNGSITVLPEYNGSLLAYLDPEAEQESPDAVNTAAKAKLDKKLTLLDPSPAEDKDSVSVNAETAKKYKLTASSTLADLKDVAPELVIGGSPEFQTRRQGLEGLKSVYGLEFKSFKALDAGGPLTQAALTQNEVQAADIFTTDPTIVKEKFVVLGDPENLFGFANVTPLVHKDALSPEGVDALNKVSAKLDTETLLDLDAQVQLDKKDPLDVAKAWLESAGLV
- a CDS encoding GTP-binding protein, with amino-acid sequence MAGSDITAPAPTERPAPDTVKILIAGGFGVGKTTMVGSVSEIAPLRTEEPLTMAGLGVDDLEGIEEKRATTVALDFGRITVSDDLVLYLFGTPGQQRFWFMWNDLSLGALGAVVLIDVRRPESSFAAIDFFERRGIPFVIAVNGFHGEHPYPVEDIRESLTLPEGVPVLLCDARDRTSSRDVLIALLDRLIAAATPAG
- a CDS encoding DUF742 domain-containing protein; the encoded protein is MAEGDFAGRLVRPFTLTGGRTRPSRADFTLITTVTTVEPQPVEAARLQPEHTRILRLCAEPLAVAELAARLDLPMSVVVIMLCDLLEAGRIIVRPPHHVTRTKPDLDLLQKVRDGLGRL
- a CDS encoding roadblock/LC7 domain-containing protein, with translation MTRPVPATHTQLDQLLTGLVERVADVNQAVVLSEDGLVVSKSTGFLRDDAERLAATASGLMSLSKGVSMDFRGGPVRQALIEMANSYLILTSAGPGAHLVVLTGPGADVGVVAYQMNMLVKKIGEHLSAAPRGTTGPSDSGA
- a CDS encoding sensor histidine kinase; its protein translation is MSPRTGARRRLGSIRLSLVLLALVPTVTLTAMWGVTTIQMFSEGLRLRSQTELSRSTGAMGTDATLALQRERRLTAVWLASPKDSRAALDAQREKTDAAVARLVGQADAIAEAPARLSDPLYSVLGSVGSLEYYRDQVDAPSDITAEQALDQYSSIIQDQIHAFQQLSQVDDGDLTSQAGPLVSLEQAAEVLSQEDAHLTLAWPSGELEDKSWATFTELVTTRRWLVEAQIVPFLRGSTKTQAEQILQSPEWRTLQEVEDEVRDSRPTAESRSISLPDAQKRWDAALDKVTPQYAALIEEQTGALLTRSADEARGMLLTAASLSAGGLIALLLSVGMSWRITRSLSLRLRGLRLATLSLAEERLPDVVARLERGEKVDAESAITPLDYGHDELGQVAQAFNTAQRTAVHTAVELADTRRGFQKVILGIARQSQNLVNLQLSKLDLLERTHTDPEVLKGLYELDSTASQLRRYEENLVIISGERPGRSWSEPVALIDILRSAVGEVAEYQRVEVHTDEEVALAPPAVADVIHLLAELIDNATVYSPAPSPVEVRAALVAKGLAVEIEDRGLGLPEDDYASINTQLASPPQFDVVALADDLRLGMFVISQLAHRHGITVTLRPSPYGGTTAIVLIPHAIVVRDAPGAPREAAPALAGATNGHRQADGTDSTAPGALGDTATGVREATHATDAANPTHGTDGTDPAPDTNIADTGNTRAPGEVPALPSRSGASQRISARPAAAPSSAPRANGLTPLPRRVPQTSLAAELREEAVMPPVEDDAASFTAEHAASSLAGFQRGTSEARDDDGDARAGAAPPAADDDATESSRVPAEVPAPARELSTPPADR